The Papilio machaon chromosome 28, ilPapMach1.1, whole genome shotgun sequence genome includes a window with the following:
- the LOC106720890 gene encoding uncharacterized protein LOC106720890 — protein MGSQEESIRLIQLYSKYNALWDPKDPKYLNKNQREDSWRQISAQINMPVKEVKNKMVSLCGSYRREKSREKKSRKTGAADVYNSKWFGYPYFHFLKDKNETGDTQETMPNAAMPESSQTSDVERHTETENAPTKSQLPEASIEEAPLQQQQDLDSEASMSSPSEPARKKKRHNPKKAQPQEDSVEIMLAEALECLQRSSTDITDPYSSFGRHIANELRKYDPHTLAYVKNAINNIIFEADIGKYTQQINTGY, from the exons ATGGGCAGTCAGGAGGAGTCCATTCGCTTAATACAACTGTACAGCAAGTACAATGCGCTTTGGGACCCCAAAgatccaaaatatttaaacaaaaatcagCGGGAAGACAGTTGGCGGCAAATATCTGCTCAAATTAATATGCCTGTCAAGGAagtgaaaaacaaaatggtGTCCTTGTGTGGTTCTTATCGTCGAGAGAAAAGCAGGGAAAAAAAAAGTCGCAAAACAG GCGCGGCAGATGTTTATAATTCGAAGTGGTTTGGATATCCTTATTTCCATTTTCTTAAggataaaaatgaaactggTGACACTCAGGAAACGATGCCGAAT GCGGCAATGCCGGAATCTTCACAAACTTCTGACGTAGAGAGACACACAGAGACTGAAAACGCTCCGACCAAGTCGCAATTGCCGGAGGCTAGCATCGAGGAAGCGCCACTACAACAACAACAAGATCTAGACTCGGAAGCTAGCATGTCTTCACCATCAGAACCTGctcgtaaaaaaaaacgacataATCCGAAGAAAGCGCAGCCACAGGAAGATTCGGTAGAAATCATGCTCGCAGAAGCCCTTGAATGCTTGCAAAGGTCTTCGACCGACATCACCGATCCATACTCTTCATTTGGAAGACACATAGCCAACGAGCTAAGAAAATATGATCCGCACACATTAGCGTATGTTAAGAACGCtatcaataatataatttttgaagcCGATATAGGGAAATACACACAACAAATTAATACAGGATACTAA